From Halorussus lipolyticus:
CGACGCCCGAGAACAGCAGTATCGAAAAGAGGCCGCTCACGACGGCCATCACGAGGAGATACGTCCGGAACTCCACGTTGTCGGTCAGGCGTCGGAGTTCGCCCTTCGAGACGTACCAGAACAGCGCGAAGTTCGTCCCCGCGACGACCATGAAGAGGATGACCGCCCACTGAATCGCCGGGGAGAACGCCTCGACGCTTCGACCCTCGGGCGAGAATCCGCCGGTCGGGAGGGTGGTCAGCGCGTGGGCCACCGCGTTGTAGAAGTCCATGTTCGGCGCGACGCCCCACAGGTGAAGCCCGTAGTACACCAACACGGCGGCGAGCGTGAAGACGGCGTAGATTCCCCACAGCGCGCGGGCCGTGTCCTGAATCCGGGGCGTAAGCTTGTCGATGGAGAGGCCGGGAGACTCCTCTCTGATGACTTGGGCACCGCCGACTGAGAGTTCGGGGAGGATGGCGACCATCAGGACGAGTATCCCCATGCCGCCGAGCCACTGGGTCAACTGCCGCCACATGAGTATCGACCGGGAGTGGCGGTCGAACGAGATTTCCCCGAGGACGGTCGAACCGGTGGTCGTGAACCCGCTCATGCTCTCGAACAGCGCGTTGACCGGGTGGGCGACCGTTCCCTCGCCCGCGATGAGATACGGGAGCATTCCGACGAGCGGGACGACCAACCACGTGAGGCTGACGAACAGGAAGGCCTCGCGGTGGCCCAAGTCCGGTTCGTGTTGGAGCCGTTCGAGGGCCACCCCGAGTCCGACCATCACCCCCGACGTGACCAGAAACGGTACCACGTTCTCGCCGTAGTAGAGCGCGACGACGACCGGGAGAAGTAACGTTATCGACAAATACTTGAGCGTCGTTCCGACGAGCGCGAGACTCGATTTGTAGCCGATGTACTCCCCGAAATTCGAGTGCAAGAGTCCACTCGATGTTTCTAGAAGGTCGAAACCCATCAATCACATCTTATTTGGCTCGGTAATAAGGAGTTTGGCTCTCGATTCTCGCAGTGTCCGGCGACGCCTACTCGCCACGTGCGTCGCCCGGCCAACCACCTGCCGTGCAAACCCCTCGGAAATCGAGTCCCTACTCCTCGAACGACAGCGGTTCGGCGCGCTCCCACCGCGGCGCGAACGTTTCCCGAACGCCCGCCGCGAACTCGGGGTCTTTCATGTCTATCATGGCGAAGGCCTCGTCCGGATTGAGGGGGTTGGCCACCTCGATACAGACCTCCACGTCGTCGATGAGGTTGAACGTCCCTCGCAGACCCTCGGCGGTCCGCACCGCGAATCTGGGGTGGTCGGCGAACGTCTCAGCGTAGCGTTCGCCCACGCTCGGCGGGAGCGTCTCCACCACGTCCGGCGAGAGGAGCAGGGAGACCTCGACACCCCGGTCTAAGGCGGCTTCGAGGTGCTGAGCCACCAAGTCGCCCACGTCGCCGATGTCGAACTGGGCCGACGACCCGCCCGCGACCATCACGATTTGGTCGTCGGCCGCGTCGAGGCGCTCGACCAGCAGGTCCGTCGAGTCCTCGGGACCGACCGCGGCGGTCCAGAAGCCCTCCTCTACCGGGTCGCCCGCGTCGAGTTCGTCGGTGAGGTCCTCCACGATGGCCTCGTACTGGTCGGCTTGCTCCTCCAGTTCTTCGAGTTTGTCGTCCAGCAGACGATTCAGCGCCGTCTCGGGTTCGACCGCGACGTACTTCTTGGGCCGACTCGCGCTCTGGGAACGCGCGAGGTTGTGTGTCTCCAGACTGCTCAGTACGTCGTAAATGCGACCCATCGGCACGTCGCTCGCCCGCGACAACTCTTTGGCCGTTGTCGGCCCGGCGTCCAACAGGGACCGGTACGCTCTCGCCTCGTACTCAGAGAGGCCGAGGTCTCGTAAACTCGCCATATTGGGGCCAGACGCTCCCACCTCATAAACTCTCGGCTGGTTTGTTGTTGAAAGAGTGGAAAGTCGGTGAGGGCGGGGCGATGGACGGGCGCGTTCGAGAGATAAGACGATAAATACACATATAACGTAAAGATTATTATTTTCTAAAGAATTGCTTAGTTGTCTGTGTAGTCGCGGTCCGTGTTCTGAAACGAACGAAAAATGACTGTTCGTCGTCTTCGAGTTCGCTACTCGGTCAACTCGGCCACGCGCTCGCTCAACTCCTCGGGCGAGGAGACCGGCCCACTCCGTTCCCCATCGACCACGACGTAGGCCGCACCCTCGTCGTACTCAGCGCCCGAGACGCCCGGCAGGACGACCTTCTCGTGGTCGGCGACCCGCATCCCCGCGCGGTGGAGGTCCGACCCCGCCTCGTCGGCGACTTCGATGACAAGGGGGTCCCGGCAGAGTCGCGCCGCGGCGGTGGCGTAGGCCGCGACCTGCACGCCGAGGCGGTCGGCGGCGTCGGCGAACGCCGCGATAGCGTCCGCGGCGGCCTCGCGGTACTCGTCGTCGCCGGTCATGACGGCGAGGTCCACGAGCGCGTCGGCGATTTCGGCGTTGTGGTCCAGCGGTCGGAGCGGTCGGTCGAGGAGGCCCGGTCCCTCCCGAGGACCGTCAACAAAGGCCCCCGATTCGTCCGCGCCGTCGTCGCGCAGATTCGCCAGCGCGTAGTCGGCGACTTCGCGGGCGGCGTCCAGATATTTCTCGTCGCCCGTGACCTGCCGGGCGGTCGTGAGCGCACCCAACAGGTGGGCGTGGTCGGCCAGCAGACCGGACTCGCTGGTCTCGTCCTCGTCGCCGAACTCCTCGGCGTCGAAGTGCGTAATCTCGCCCTCCTCGACTAACTCCGACAGCACGTAGTCCAGCGCGCGCTCGGCGTACTGGCGGGCGCGGTCGTCGTCGGTGTAGGCCGAGAAGGTGAGCAGGGCGTCGGCGGCCATCGCGTTCCAGTCGGCGAACGCGGTCGGGTCCACCGCGGGCGCGTCGGCGGCCTCGCGGTCGGCCGGTTCGAGGGCATAGTAGGGCGGTTCGCCGTCGCTCTCGGCAGATTCGTCCGCGGCGTCGTCGTCGCCGACCTCCTCGCCGAGGCTGATGTCCTCGCCGATGGTGGCCCCGTCGCCGCCGTCGGGCAGGTCCGGCGAGTCGCCCGGCGCTTGGCTTCCGGCGAAGGCCTCACCGTTCCAGAGCGTCGTGGTCAGGTACTCGATGGTGCGCTCGGCCGGATTACGATAGGTCTCGTCGCCGGTGTAGAGGTAGGCGTTGGCGAACGCCCGAACCAGCGCGGCGTTGGTCGAGAGGAGTTTCTCGTGGTGGGCGTCGGACCAGTCTCTGCCCTCGGCGAACCGGAAGAACCCGCCGTCGTAGTCGTCGTAGAGGTGCTGGCTCACCGCCGAGAGGGTGGCCAGTCCCTGCTCGCGCTCTCGCTTCAGCGCGAACTCGACGGTCCGGGGCAGAGGGAACTTCTCGCTGTCGCCCCACCCGCCGTAGCTCTCGTCGAACTTGTCGCCCAACTGGCCCGCGACGAGGCGCTCGATTTCGGGCGATAGCTCCCCTGCTGGTGGGTCCTCGCGCAGGCTTCGGGGGATTCGGGCGGCGTCCTCGCCCTTGTGGGTCCAGAGGTCCCGGACGCGCTGGACGACTTGGCGCATCCCGTCGATGCCGAGGTAGGTCGAACCCGTCAGCAGGTCGCCGTCGGGCGTGCAGAAGACGTTCGACGGGAACCCGCCCATGTTGTACCGCTCCCGAACTCGGGGCTGGCGGTCGATGTCCACCCGGACCGGGACGAACGAGTCGTTGACGTTCGCGGCCACCATCGGGTTGCTGTAGGCCTCGCGGTCCATCTCGTGACACCACGAACACCACTCCGCGGAGAGCGAGAGAAGGACCGGTTTGTCGGCGTCTCGGGCCTCGGCGAAGGCCTCGTCGCCCCACTCGCGCCACTCGACTTTGGTCTCCTCGGCGCTGTCGTTCATGTGCCGGGGTTGGTGGCGGGTCGGGATGGGTCTTGCTATGTCGAAACGCGCGAGGGAACGACTGTTTCCCGACTGCGGCCCCGTCTGCTCCTGCGGTTCCGAGTCCGAGGGTCTTCGAAACCGCAATCACGCCGATTCTCCCGGTTATCGGTTACACGCACGCGCCGTACATTAAATTATAACTGTGAACCCAAAAACGCGAACCACTGCCTTCAGCGGGACGCTTACAATCACGCGCGCCTAAGACCCGAGCGTGCAGCAAGACCGGCTCCTGTTCGGACTCGCGGCGGTCCTCGCGGGCATCGCCACCCTCGAATTCGTGCTGGCGTTCGTCTACAGCCCCGCCCTGCTGGCCATCGCGGTTCCGTTCGGCGCGGCCGCCTATCTCATCTGGTATCAGGCCAGCGGGCGACTCCGCGAGCGCGTCGAATCCGGGCGCGCAGGGAGCTATCGCCGGCCAGACGGCGAGGCCGGCGGCTTCGGTGCCAGCGCGCGCGACTCGTTCTCCGAGAGCAGATTCGGCCGAGAGGCCCGACAGCGCCGCGCCAGAGCGGGCGGGGCGAGGACCGACGGCGCACGGGCCAGCGGTGCCCGAGCAGGCGGCGCTCGCACGGTGCAAAACTCCGGCCCGACCCCCGCCGAGGCCTACCGCGTCCTCGGCCTCGACACCGACGCCGACGCCGAGGAGGTCCGCCGGGCCTATCGCCAGAAGGTCAAGTCGGTCCACCCCGACCGGGAGTCCGGCGACGAAGACGAGTTCAAGCGCGTGAAGGAGGCCTACGAAGTGCTGGACGAGCGCAACTGAGGCGGTGCAATCGCGCGCCGGGGCAGACCATCACCAATCTTATTTGAACATATTTTTAAATATACCGACCACGACAGTTCGGGGATAAAGCCGACACTCGATGATGAATAATTAAGTGAACACATCACTAATCAAGGGACAGCGATGGAATACAGTCACCGCTACTACGCGTACCCAAGCGGCGAGGTAGCGGAGCGACTGAAACACCAACTAGACGCTCATCGCCAACTCTACAACCACGTCCGCTGGGACTACGAGAACAGCCCAGAGGACGACAAACCGTCTGAGTACGACCAGAACAACAAACTTCCCGAGTGGAAGCAACAGTGGCCGGTATTTAGTGAACTCCACTCGAAGGCCGCACAAGCCACCGTTGCACGATTCCACCGGAATCTGAGTTCCCTGAAAAAACTCAAGACCAATGGGCACAACGTCGGTTGGCTCAAACGGCAAGCACCTAGCGACTACCGAAGCGTCACGTACAATCAGTCCGGTTTCGACCTCGATGAAAAGAGGGGCCACGACAAGTATGCGTACGTGCGCTTCAGTAAGGTCGGCTGGGTCAAAATCCGGTACTCCCGACCGATTCCCGACCACGCCACTATCAAGGAAGCAACGTTCAAGAAAGAGCGAACCGGTGAATGGTTCGTCACGCTCAGTCTCGAAACCGACGAGGAACACACTCCCGCAAAACCCGACGTGGTCTCGCTTGATGCAAGCAACAGCG
This genomic window contains:
- a CDS encoding TrkH family potassium uptake protein, coding for MHSNFGEYIGYKSSLALVGTTLKYLSITLLLPVVVALYYGENVVPFLVTSGVMVGLGVALERLQHEPDLGHREAFLFVSLTWLVVPLVGMLPYLIAGEGTVAHPVNALFESMSGFTTTGSTVLGEISFDRHSRSILMWRQLTQWLGGMGILVLMVAILPELSVGGAQVIREESPGLSIDKLTPRIQDTARALWGIYAVFTLAAVLVYYGLHLWGVAPNMDFYNAVAHALTTLPTGGFSPEGRSVEAFSPAIQWAVILFMVVAGTNFALFWYVSKGELRRLTDNVEFRTYLLVMAVVSGLFSILLFSGVGLAEVPTNIAPLAGALENSVRQAVFQTVAIVTTTGYASMDFNTWDQSAQLALLFAMFLGGSAGSAAGSIKIIRWYLVRKAMSREVFTSIHPEAVRPIRVADDVADDDLVSSVLVFVMIFISIFALSSVLIYLDSLRIGLDISAIESVSASIATLGNVGPGVGIVGPMNNFNRFSGPAKLYMVFLMWIGRLEILSVLVVLSPSYWRR
- a CDS encoding TrmB family transcriptional regulator, whose translation is MASLRDLGLSEYEARAYRSLLDAGPTTAKELSRASDVPMGRIYDVLSSLETHNLARSQSASRPKKYVAVEPETALNRLLDDKLEELEEQADQYEAIVEDLTDELDAGDPVEEGFWTAAVGPEDSTDLLVERLDAADDQIVMVAGGSSAQFDIGDVGDLVAQHLEAALDRGVEVSLLLSPDVVETLPPSVGERYAETFADHPRFAVRTAEGLRGTFNLIDDVEVCIEVANPLNPDEAFAMIDMKDPEFAAGVRETFAPRWERAEPLSFEE
- a CDS encoding DUF255 domain-containing protein translates to MNDSAEETKVEWREWGDEAFAEARDADKPVLLSLSAEWCSWCHEMDREAYSNPMVAANVNDSFVPVRVDIDRQPRVRERYNMGGFPSNVFCTPDGDLLTGSTYLGIDGMRQVVQRVRDLWTHKGEDAARIPRSLREDPPAGELSPEIERLVAGQLGDKFDESYGGWGDSEKFPLPRTVEFALKREREQGLATLSAVSQHLYDDYDGGFFRFAEGRDWSDAHHEKLLSTNAALVRAFANAYLYTGDETYRNPAERTIEYLTTTLWNGEAFAGSQAPGDSPDLPDGGDGATIGEDISLGEEVGDDDAADESAESDGEPPYYALEPADREAADAPAVDPTAFADWNAMAADALLTFSAYTDDDRARQYAERALDYVLSELVEEGEITHFDAEEFGDEDETSESGLLADHAHLLGALTTARQVTGDEKYLDAAREVADYALANLRDDGADESGAFVDGPREGPGLLDRPLRPLDHNAEIADALVDLAVMTGDDEYREAAADAIAAFADAADRLGVQVAAYATAAARLCRDPLVIEVADEAGSDLHRAGMRVADHEKVVLPGVSGAEYDEGAAYVVVDGERSGPVSSPEELSERVAELTE
- a CDS encoding J domain-containing protein, yielding MQQDRLLFGLAAVLAGIATLEFVLAFVYSPALLAIAVPFGAAAYLIWYQASGRLRERVESGRAGSYRRPDGEAGGFGASARDSFSESRFGREARQRRARAGGARTDGARASGARAGGARTVQNSGPTPAEAYRVLGLDTDADAEEVRRAYRQKVKSVHPDRESGDEDEFKRVKEAYEVLDERN